The following are encoded in a window of Streptomyces sp. Go-475 genomic DNA:
- a CDS encoding ABC transporter permease — protein sequence MMELRSTLTGRIALTTVATVILLFLALPILVVLVTSFSKNAFGSFPPEAWTLSWYKSLFADGSKWPAAMSTSALVACLSTVFSLIIGVTAATALTRSELPLRSAVYALVLGPLLIPQIVTALGLFLLFEPASMLGSPIAIALGHTVLASPIAVLILVATLRGIDERLEDAAASMGANRLTIARRITFPLAAPGMIAAAIFSFITSFDEFYISQFLSSVDTVTLPVQIYNSLTFDIDPSVTAISALLIAGAILALALVALVRWLGSGRQDSLLSVENTTAIAAPGGEAV from the coding sequence ATGATGGAGCTGCGCAGCACCCTTACCGGACGCATCGCCCTGACGACGGTCGCCACCGTGATCCTGCTGTTCCTGGCGCTGCCGATCCTGGTCGTCCTCGTCACCTCCTTCAGCAAGAACGCCTTCGGCTCGTTCCCGCCGGAAGCGTGGACGCTGAGCTGGTACAAGTCGCTGTTCGCGGACGGCAGCAAGTGGCCGGCCGCCATGTCGACGAGCGCGCTGGTGGCCTGCCTGAGCACCGTGTTCTCACTGATCATCGGCGTCACCGCGGCGACCGCGCTGACCCGCAGCGAACTGCCGCTGCGCTCCGCGGTCTACGCCCTGGTCCTCGGACCGCTGCTCATCCCGCAGATCGTCACCGCCCTCGGCCTGTTCCTGCTCTTCGAACCGGCCTCGATGCTGGGCAGCCCGATCGCCATCGCCCTCGGCCACACCGTGCTGGCCTCGCCGATCGCGGTGCTGATCCTGGTGGCGACCCTGCGCGGGATCGACGAGCGGCTGGAGGACGCAGCGGCCAGCATGGGCGCGAACCGGCTGACCATCGCCCGGCGGATCACCTTCCCCCTCGCCGCCCCCGGCATGATCGCGGCAGCGATCTTCTCCTTCATCACCAGCTTCGACGAGTTCTACATCTCCCAGTTCCTGTCCTCGGTCGACACCGTCACCCTGCCGGTGCAGATCTACAACTCCCTGACCTTCGACATCGACCCCAGCGTGACCGCGATCAGCGCCCTGCTCATCGCAGGCGCGATCCTCGCCCTCGCCCTCGTGGCCCTGGTGCGCTGGCTCGGCTCCGGACGGCAGGACTCCCTGCTCTCCGTCGAGAACACCACGGCGATCGCCGCCCCTGGAGGTGAGGCCGTATGA
- a CDS encoding ABC transporter permease, with translation MAATLTATSPARPRRLLASRRTRVGILYALPVVVYLLVLFVYPILSTLFLSLKNPDGSLTLHWYVDALTGVNLSVLFTTVRISAETALFSLVFGFVLANAISRLKPLWAGLAMLIVVVPHFISALVRTYGWIILLGDKGLVNEAMAHLWVPGAPFQLLYNEIGVVIGTTSVMLPYTVLLLYGVMRGVDRRLLAAAASMGAGRVTIFRRVYLPLVAPGLASAGLLSFILSLGYYITPALMGGPDQTMIASLINQQVMKQNQWNGAAAQGVILLLMTFAGLLLVKLVTSLGASRKKRSAS, from the coding sequence ATGGCCGCCACCCTGACCGCGACATCCCCCGCACGGCCGCGCAGGCTCCTGGCCTCCCGCCGCACGCGGGTCGGCATCCTCTACGCGCTGCCCGTCGTCGTCTACCTGCTGGTGCTGTTCGTCTACCCGATCCTCAGCACGCTCTTCCTCAGCCTGAAGAACCCCGACGGATCACTGACGCTGCACTGGTACGTCGACGCGCTCACCGGGGTCAACCTCTCCGTCCTGTTCACCACGGTGCGGATCTCCGCGGAGACGGCGCTGTTCAGTCTCGTCTTCGGGTTCGTCCTGGCGAACGCGATCTCCCGGCTGAAGCCCCTGTGGGCCGGACTGGCCATGCTGATCGTCGTCGTCCCGCACTTCATCAGCGCCCTGGTGCGCACCTACGGGTGGATCATCCTGCTCGGCGACAAGGGCCTGGTGAACGAGGCCATGGCCCACCTGTGGGTCCCCGGCGCGCCGTTCCAACTGCTCTACAACGAGATCGGCGTGGTCATCGGCACCACCTCCGTGATGCTCCCGTACACCGTGCTGCTGCTGTACGGCGTGATGCGCGGCGTGGACCGGCGGCTGCTCGCCGCGGCGGCCAGCATGGGCGCGGGACGCGTGACCATCTTCCGCCGGGTCTACCTGCCCTTGGTCGCCCCCGGCCTGGCCAGCGCCGGACTGCTCAGCTTCATCCTCTCGCTGGGCTACTACATCACCCCCGCCCTGATGGGCGGCCCCGACCAGACGATGATCGCCTCCCTGATCAACCAGCAGGTGATGAAGCAGAACCAGTGGAACGGGGCGGCCGCTCAGGGGGTCATCCTGCTGCTGATGACCTTCGCCGGACTGCTGCTGGTCAAGCTCGTCACCTCCCTCGGCGCGAGCCGGAAGAAGAGGAGCGCGTCATGA
- a CDS encoding aminotransferase class III-fold pyridoxal phosphate-dependent enzyme yields MTATAQRHLLLNMTANGSLAKPGKDLFVVRHGEGPYVDDAAGNRYIDGLSGLYCCQIGYSYADEIAEAAQKQLRELCYSPLWSESAHPTGLALAERLAALAPDGIEHVFFSGGGAEAVETAWKIARRYHTLRGEPGRTKAVARRGAYHGLTLGALSFTDDPGLTEPYGPPAVETHFVANTNRTALEQPLDEAAFTEYLLADVEATVLAAGPESVAMLIAEPVQNRGGCITPPEGYWQGLRRLADRYGFLLVADEVITAFGRLGEWFGGECYGARPDVVTVAKGITAGYAPMGATLVSDRVAEVINRPGEVLNHGYTFSGHPLSAAIALRSLDIMQRDRILENVRGHQGHLARRMTSLGGLPIVGDVRGAGFFYALELVGDRDDGGFSDTARAALVADLIPRRLREAGLLARVYNRAAPLVQIAPPLISDRALLDRIADIIADTLDEASARL; encoded by the coding sequence ATGACCGCCACCGCTCAGCGGCACCTGCTGCTGAACATGACCGCCAACGGATCGCTCGCCAAGCCCGGCAAGGACCTCTTCGTCGTGCGCCACGGCGAGGGCCCCTACGTCGACGACGCGGCCGGCAACCGCTACATCGACGGCCTGTCGGGGCTGTACTGCTGCCAGATCGGCTACTCCTACGCCGACGAGATCGCCGAAGCGGCCCAGAAGCAACTCCGCGAACTCTGCTACAGCCCCCTGTGGTCGGAGTCCGCGCACCCCACCGGCCTGGCCCTCGCCGAACGCCTCGCCGCCCTGGCCCCCGACGGCATCGAGCACGTCTTCTTCAGCGGCGGCGGCGCCGAGGCGGTGGAGACCGCCTGGAAGATCGCCCGCAGGTACCACACCCTGCGCGGCGAACCGGGCCGGACCAAGGCCGTCGCCCGGCGCGGCGCCTACCACGGTCTGACCCTCGGCGCGCTGTCCTTCACCGACGACCCCGGTCTCACCGAGCCGTACGGGCCGCCCGCCGTGGAGACCCACTTCGTCGCCAACACCAACCGGACCGCCCTGGAACAGCCCCTCGACGAGGCGGCCTTCACGGAGTACCTGCTCGCCGACGTCGAGGCCACGGTCCTCGCGGCCGGACCGGAGAGCGTCGCGATGCTCATCGCCGAGCCGGTGCAGAACCGTGGCGGCTGCATCACCCCGCCCGAGGGCTACTGGCAGGGGCTGCGCCGACTGGCCGACCGCTACGGCTTCCTGCTCGTCGCCGACGAGGTCATCACCGCCTTCGGACGGCTCGGCGAGTGGTTCGGCGGCGAGTGCTACGGCGCCCGGCCGGACGTCGTCACCGTCGCCAAGGGCATCACCGCCGGCTACGCCCCGATGGGCGCGACCCTGGTCTCCGACCGCGTCGCCGAGGTGATCAACCGGCCCGGCGAGGTCCTCAACCACGGCTACACCTTCAGCGGCCACCCGCTGAGCGCGGCCATCGCCCTGCGCAGCCTGGACATCATGCAGCGGGACCGGATCCTGGAGAACGTCCGCGGCCACCAGGGCCACCTGGCCCGGCGTATGACGTCCCTGGGCGGCCTGCCGATCGTGGGTGACGTCCGCGGCGCCGGATTCTTCTACGCCCTCGAACTCGTCGGCGACCGTGACGACGGCGGCTTCAGCGACACCGCCCGCGCCGCGCTCGTCGCCGACCTGATCCCCCGCCGGCTGCGCGAGGCCGGGCTGCTGGCCCGCGTCTACAACCGCGCCGCCCCGCTGGTGCAGATCGCGCCGCCGCTGATCAGCGACCGCGCACTGCTGGACCGTATCGCCGACATCATCGCGGACACCCTCGACGAGGCATCCGCCCGCCTGTGA